The sequence AGGTAAAGCTTACGCTAAGTTAGGAAAGCGGCAACAATCTCTTCAAGATTTTAATAAAGCTTTGAGTCTTCAACCTAAAAATTCGCTGATATACAGCAGCAGAGGATATTCTCGCTTGCTTCTTAAAGATTATCAAGCAGGAGTTGAAGATTATAACAAAGCAATAGGTCTTACTCCACAATTAGCATATTTGTTCTACAACAATCGGGGTAATGCCCAATATGAACAAGAAAATTACAAAGGAGCAATTGCAGATTACACAAAAGCAATTAGCCTCAAACCAAAGGATGCAGTATTTTACTGGAATCGAGGTGATGTTTACTTAACGCAAAAGCAATATCAGCAAGCAATAGCTGATTTTACCGCAGCAATTCGCCTTAATCCAGATTATGCCTCTGCATATAATAAACGAGGTATAGCACTTGAACATGGGAAAGATTATAAAGGAGCAATTGCAGATTACACTAAAGCAATTAGCCTAGAGCCAAATCAAGGAGTATTTTACTCGAATCGAGGTGGTGTTTACTTAACACAAAAGCAATACCAGCAAGCAATAGATGATTTTACCGCAGCAATTCGCCTTAATCAGGAGAATGCATCAGCTTACTCTATTAGAGCAATAGCACGTGACATGCAAGAAGATTATAAAGGAGCGATTGCAGACCATACAGAAGCGATTGGTATCAAACCAAAAGAAGCAAGATACTATAATCGTAGAGGAAATACTTATTTAAAGAACAAAGAATATAGAAAAGCAATTGCCGATTATACTACTGCTATTTCCCTAGATGTAGATGATGGTGATGCTTACGGATTAAGAAGTTTGGCTTACGCTGGCTTAGGAGATAAACAAAAAGCAATACAAGATTTGCAAAAAGCGTCTCAAATATTTCAGAAAAAAGGGAATATGGATAATTATAAATTAGTACAAAGTATGCTTAGCAAGCTTCAACAGTAAGTAACTAGGCAAAATTAATTGTATATTGTCATTGCGTTAACGTTCACGAAGTATGCCCGAAGGGCTTAATGTTCCCTCTTAGGGAATGGAACGAAGCAATCCCAGGGTTTTGAAGATTTTAGAATGTTAAATTAATTTTGCACGACTACTTAGTAATCTAATTTCACAATTTAATTGATCGGCGCTGAAAACTCTACACTTTGGGTGGGCAAGCTTTCTTACCCACCCAATTCAAGATCGATGTGATGGTTTTAAACTAGGGAGTTACCTGCCAAAGACTGATAACTCCATCAGTATTGCTACTTGCAAGGTATTTACCATCGGGACTAAAGGCAACAGAGGTAACTTCTTTAGAATTTCCCGTCAATGTACGAATTATTTCTCCATCTGAAATATTCCACAGTTTAATAGTCTCGTCACTACTACCGCTGGCGAGACTTTTTCCATCGGGACTAAAAGTAACAGAATTGACAGAAAAAGAATGACCGTACAAGTGACGAATTTCCTGTCCGGTTCCCAAGTTCCACAGTTTAATAGTGCCGTTAGCATCACCACTGGCAAGGGTTTTATTATCTGGATTAATAGCTAACGACCAAACGGTGGCAAAATGCCCCCCTAGTTTGCGAATCTCTTGTAAGGTATCTAAATTCCACATTTTAATAGTTTTGTCCGCACTACCACTGACAAGCATTTTTCCGCCAGCAGTTAAAGCAAGTGACTCTACCGAACTGGAATGTCCTGCAAATGTATCGTTTTCTTTTTGGGTTGCAAGATTCCACAATTTAATATTACCGTCAAAACTACCGCTAGCTAAAGTTTTTCCATCAGCGCTAATAGCAAGGGATTTTACCGCACTTGTATGTCCTATTAATGTACCTATTTCTTCTTTAGTTGCTAGATTCCATAACTTAATCGTGTTATTACCCATACCGCTAGCAAGAATTTTTCCATCACTACTAATAGCAACAGCATGAACTGTTCCCCCATTTACCTGTAGGGTGTCAGTTTCCTTTCCGGTTTCCCAATTCCACAGTTTAACGGTAGTATCATAACTGCCGCTAACAAGAGTTGTATCTTTGGGATTCATCGCCATAGAACTTACTAATTGAGAATGTCCATTTAAAGTTTTAATCGGGGCTGTTTGCTGCGAGATAGAGGGTTTAGTTGAATTGTTGATATAGAAAACTCCTCCAATTCCCAGAAGCGCGATCGCGGAGCCTACTATAGTTCCATACAGTCGTTTGTGATTGGGCTTAGAAGTAGATCCAGTATTTGGCTGTGGTGTTAATTGCGCGATAACTTCCGAAGCCGATTGATAGCGTTCCTCTTTGTCTTTTTTCAAAAGTTGATCGAGAACATCACCCAACTGCTTACTAATCGGATGTTTCAAATAAATTCGCCAAGAATTAACCCAGTTGTAGCCATTTTCTGCCCATAGTTTCCCTGGGTGAACACCAGTCAGTAAATGAAAGCAAGTAGTGCCCAAAGAGAACAAATCGCTACCTGGGAAAGCTATTCCACCCTGCATTTGCTCTAAAGGACTATAACCAGGGGTTCCAATAGTTGTTCCTAGTTTGGTTCGCACGTTTGCTGTTAATTGCTTGGAAGCACCAAAATCAATCAATATTAATTTGCCATCGCTTCGACGGCGCATAATATTTTGTGGTTTGATATCTCGGTGAATTACATTACGCTGGTGAATATACTCAACAACTGGCAACAAATGCAATAGCAATTCCTTGATTTTGTTCTCACTATAGACTCCCTGCTGGTTGAATTCCTCATACAAATTCTGCCCATCAATAAATTCTTGCACCAAATACATATAATGGTTTTCCTCGAAGTAAGCCAGCAGAGTGGGAATCTGAGGGTGTTTCCCTAATTCTTGCAGTCGCTTGGCTTCTTCTTCAAATAGTTCAACTGCTTTTTTTACAGCCCATGTGCCCTGTGCTTTTGGTGCCAATTGCTTAACAACACAGAGTTCATCGAGTTTATCTATATCTTTTGCCACATAAGTTCTGCCAAATCCCCCTTCATTTGAAAGCACCTTTTGCACTCGGTAGCGATTTCTCAGCAGAGATATCATCTGCACGCCGCAACTCTGGCAATAGCTTTTTTCATCAGAGTTTTCCGGACATGGGCAATCAGGATTCAAGCAGATAGTCATCTCATTAAGGTGATATTGCCGAAAAAGTCGTATGTATATAGAATTTAGCAGAATTTTCTAGGCTGGGTTGTAAATTTTATAATTACTGTAGGATGTTTATCGAAAACATATTAATACAGTAAGGCGTAACAAAACAACTATTTCATTGAGCTTTTTTAAGGTTTTTAGCAATTAATCTCTTAATTCTGTCTTAATCTACTAATTAGATAAAAATGGTTTTCGTTCGGTAAAATCATTTCTCCCTACCCCGAATATACTCAATCCCAACAATCAAGGCATCCAACATAATCTCATAACTTTCATCATTTGAACGTTGAAAAGTCATCATTCCCGCTTGCTCGACGCTAATAAATCCGTAAATGGCAGCGTTAACCATTCGCATTGCGTCAATTAGTTGGTTTTCAGTCAAATCATAACCCTGTATTCCCTGCTGAAACCAACCCATTGCTTGTTTAATCACCGCATTGGCATCTTTATCCGTGGGATGTAATTGATACTGCATCATCACTTTGTAACGCGCTGGATACAGCTTGGCAAAGTCCCGATTCGCTATTCCACCAGCTTTGAATAACTGACGCTGTTCGTTAATTCCTTTAGTTTTTCCCTGACAATATTTGAGAAATTCTCGCCAAATTGTTAAAACTACCGCTTTCCTCAACTCCGCGTTTCCATTGAGATGTTTATAAATCGCCGGTGGTTTTATACCAAGTTCTCGCGCTACCCGATTCACTCCCAGAGCAGATTCTCCCTCTCGATCCAAACAACTTATTGCAGCTTCAATTACATCTTCAGAAGTTAGTGAATTTTCTTTCGTCGGACGACCCATATCTATGTTACTTTAAATTTAGTTAATACTATTAACTAAAAGCATATCAGATGCCCTCAGCCTATAAGACTGGGGCTACAATTGCAAAGCCTGCCTCCGCAAGCTAGGAAACTTCATTTTTAGTAATAGAAGGCGGACTTTATCTCGTTACAAGGCTCTGCCTTTTAATGCTGTACGGGAGGCTCTGCCTCTAGTTGAGGAATGGAGGCGGAGCCTCTGGATTTGGGTTCCCAACCAGAGACTGGGAACGAGTGTTACGAGTTGTTAGTTAAATTCTGGATTTTTAATTTGAATAATATGAACGAATTAATATTTAAACCTGCTTATCAACTTGCTCGAATGATAAAAGAGCGTCAGGTTTCATCGGTTGAGGTGTTGGAAGCCTATTTAAATCAGATTTCGCGACATAACTCTAAGCTGAATGCAATTTGTACTCTTAACGAAAACGCTTTAGAAACTGCGAAACAGGCTGACGAAGCTTTAGCAAAAGGTAAAAATTGGGGATTACTTCACGGCGTACCAATAACGATTAAAGATAATTTTGAAACTAAAGGATTGCTTACTACTGCGGGTTATGAACCGTTTAAAAATTATATTCCCACAGAAGATGCAACGACAGTGGCGCGTCTGCGTCAAGCTGGAGCAATTATTATCGGCAAAACCAGCCCTTCTCAATTAGCTGGGGATTATCAGGGAATAAACGATATATTTCCTCTCGTAAATAATCCTTGGAATTTAGAATATACGCCGGGAGGTAGTACTAGCGGGGGAGCAGCAGCTTTAGCAGCAGGTTTTTCTCCTCTGGAATTAGCTTCTGATATCGGTGGCTCGATTCGTCAACCCGCTCATTTTTGCGGATTGTATGGACTCAAGCCGACAGATAGAAGGGTTCCGACTACCGGGCATATTGGCGATACTACGAATATGGATTTCCGCTGTATTCGGCAAATGCTTGTTGCTGGGGGATTAGCGCGTTCTATTGAAGATTTGAGTTTATGTATAAAAATTATTGCTGGTGCAGATAATCGTCAACCCGATATTCCTCCGGTACCTTTGGATGAAGTTGATGAGAAAAGTTTAGACAAGCTGAAAATTGCTTGGATTGATGAACTACCTTTATATCCAGTTGCCAGAGAAATTAAATCTGCAATGCAAGCAGCGAGGAAAAAGCTTGCTGATGCTGGGGTTAATGTTGAAAGCTGGATACCAAAATACGATTTTGCTACCGCATGGGAAGTTTTTTATGCCGTGGCTACCTATAACCTAATGTTTATTCAAGGAACTGATTTTAAAAACCTTAGGCAACAAATGGCGTTTTTGTGGAGAGAAGCAACCGAGGGCGTAAGCGAGTTACGAGAAATTAGCAAAGTGCCAAATATTTCTCTACCGATATTTATGAAAAAATCTTTGCAGGGTTATTTTGAAGCTTTAACACAAAGGGATAATTTGATTGCTCAAATGGATAGGGAGTTAGAGCAATGGGATGTATGGTTATGCCCGGTAGCAATGACAACAGCATTTACTCATAGAGCCAAAGGTGCAGCAGTGGAAATTGATGGGAGAAAAGTACCTTATCAGATGGCGAATGGTGCTTATGTGGTTCCTTTTAATCTTACTGGGCATCCTGTTGTAGTTGTTCCGATTGGTTTTACTCAAGATGGATTACCGATTGGAATGCAAATTGTCGGCAAAAGATGGAAGGAAATGGAATTGTTGAATATTGCGGGGAAATTGGATGAAATTATTGGGGATTTTCGTCTTCCAGTCTCGTTACAAGGCTCTGCCTTGTAATGCTGTACGGGAGGCTCTGCCTTTTGTTGAGCAATGGAGGCAGAGCCTCCGAATTGGCGTTCCCAGTCTCTGGCTGGGAACGAGTTTTTATTGAAGTTTTAATTTTAATAATATGAATGATTTAATATTTACACCCGCACATCAACTTGCTCGAATGATAAAAGAGCGCCAGGTTTCATCAGTTGAAGTCTTGGAAGCACATTTGAATCAAATTTCTCAACATAATTCTAGATTTAATGCAATTTGCACTCTCAACGAAAACACTCTCGAAACTGCAAAACAAGCTGATGAAGCTTTAGCTAAAGGTGAAAATTGGGGAGTATTTCATGGCGTACCGATAACAATAAAGGATATTTTTGAAACTGAGGCATTGCGTACAACGGCGGGATATAAACCCCTTGAAAATTACATTCCTACTCGTGATGCTACGGTAGTGCCGCGTTTGCGAAATGCGGGAGCAATAATTTTAGGTAAAAGCAATACAGCAGAACTTGCAGGGGAATATCAAAGCGTTAACGATATTTTTCCTGCTGTTAATAATCCTTGGAATCCAGATTATACTCCTGGTGGTAGTTCTGGCGGGAGTGCTGCGGCTGTAGCTGCGGGTTTTTCACCGTTGGATATAGGAAATGATGTTTCCGGCTCAATTCGGCAACCGGCACATTTTTGTGGAGTTTATGGACTAAAACCAACGGATAGAAGGGTATCTTCAGCCGGACAAATACCGGAAGTTCCGGGACAGCCAAAGTGCATTCGTCAAATGCAAACTGTGGGACCTTTGGCGCGTTGTTTTGCAGATTTAAGGTTATCTTTTACACTGATTGCAGGTGCGGATATTCGACAGCCAGATATTGCCCCCGTTCCTTTTGATACGATATCCGATAAGTCTTTGCAGGATTTGCGGGTGGCTTGGATGGATGGTTGGGATGAGCTTCCGGTTGCTTGTGAAATTACATCTGCAATGCAAACTGTAGCGAATGATTTGACTCAAGCAGGTGTAAAAATTGAAAGTTGGATTCCTCCCCTTGATATAGAAGAGGCTTTACAATTGAGCGATCGCCTAATTGCATACAATTTCGTTTATTCCCAACCTGTGGACTTTGCGACAGCGAAAAAGCGCATTCCGATGATATTTCGGGAGATGACGCAGGGAGATAAAAATTTAAGGGAAATTAGCAATATGGGAGATTATTTACCTGAGTTATTAAATCCAACTTTGAAGGGATATTTTACAGCTTTGACAACAAGGGATAAATTAATTGCTCAAATGGATGCAGCAATGGAACCGTGGGATGTATGGTTGTGTCCGGTTGCGATGACTTGTGCATTTACGCATCGTCCGATGGGAAGGTTTATAGATGTGGATGGTAGAAAGGTACCTTATTTATTAGCGAATGGTGCTTACACTTCATTGTTGAATCTTACGGGGAATCCGGTTGTGGTTATTCCTATTGGTTTTACAACAGATGGATTACCGATTGGAATGCAGATTGTGGGTAAAAGGTGGAAGGAACTGGAATTATTAAATATAGCTGGGAAGTTGGATGAAATTATTGGGGGTTTTGTGAGTCCAGAATTTGTTTAAGAAGAGTGAGGGGAGAGAAGGGAGCATCTTAATGGCGGCAAAACGCCCGCAGACTATAAGTCTGGGGCTAATATTACAAAGCCCACCTTTGTGGGCTAACAGGTTTACTAGCCCACAAAGGTGGGCTTTGTTCATATAGCCTCACCCTTGCAGGGTGTAGGGTAAATATTTGTTCAAAATCGGGATGCTATACACCTTTCATAACTATGGTAAATTGAACTAATGGCTTAATAATAATTAAATTTTTGATAATCAATTAAATAGAAAGCAAACCATTTTTTTGAAAGCTTGTTAAGTTAATTAAAGGTTAAGAAACGTTTCAAAATTGTCTACCTTAAATTAATAATTGGTATATTAAGGATGAAGCGAATTAAAGCTTCCCTGGCAGATAAAATAGCCTGGTAGATACAGGTTAAATCAAGTGAGGAGGTAAAAAAACTGTCTCATAATCTGTCTCGAAAAATAACAATAACACCCGACTCGAACGCTTATAATTCCTCGCTCTGAAAGTCAGGGGGCAACGTAACTAGCAATTTACGAAGCAATTGATTAGTACGTCCCTGTAAATTCAACAAAAAGAGGACATCCCTGAGCAAGTAGATGCTTGGGTGTTATTGTTTTTAGAAGTATTTTTACTAATTTAATAATAAGTAATTGGTTGAGTTCAATACGGTTAAAACCTCACCCTGTCCTGTCGGACATCCCTCTCCTTATTAAGGAGAGGGAAAGAGGATAAATGTTGAATCTCGCGTTTAATGTGCTGGAGTACCAGCCAAACAAAAACTCAATTTATGCTCAATATCTTTAAGGCTGACATTCTCTAAACTGGGTAAAATAATTTGAGCCGCACCAACTCTTTCAATAGAACCTATTCCGATAGTTCGCATTCCCCCAGCGAGGGCGGCTTCAACTCCCGAGCTAGCGTCTTCTACTACAATACAATCGGCTGGTTCTAATTCTAACTGACTGGCTGCGTGCAGAAATAAATCTGGTGCTGGCTTAGAACGTTTGACGCTGTTGCCGTCAGCAATGGCATCTAGTTTATCGCCTATTCCCAGTCTTTCAATTACAGTGCGGGCATTTTTGCTTCCCGAGCCAATTGCAATTTTAATTCCTTTCTGACGCAATTCATCTATTAAATTACCAGCTCCGGGTAATAGAGATTCCGGCGTTATTTGTTGAATAAGTTCTACATAATAACTATTCTTGCGTTTCATCATCTCCTGAATTTGAGATTCTGAATAATTTCTATCTCCTATTATCTCGATCAATGAATCTCTGCGCGAAATTCCTCGTAATGCTTCGTTGGCTTGACGGTTGAAGGGAATACCTTCTTCGTCTGCCAATCTCTGCCAAGCTTGATAGTGATATTCTGCTGTATCCGTCAGCACGCCATCCAAGTCGAATATAAAGCCTTTGATTTCTGACTTAACGCTGCTAACTTCTGGCTTCAAGTCAAAATTGTGCCAATTGCCTTGCCAGTAAAGCTTAAACTGTAAGCGTTTCCAAGTCGGAGGTAAATTAGGTTTGGCTATCGGGCCATTTTTCGTAAATTGGATACCGGCAACCCCAAAAATTACAGCCTGCCAAATACTGCCGCAGGATGCAGCATGAATTCCCTCGGCAGCATTACCGCGTGTATTTTCTAAATCTACTAATGCAGCTAAGCGAAAATATTCGTAAGCTTCACCGCTTTTACCTAAAGAAGCAGCCACAAGTCCGTGAATAGCTGGTCCTAAAGAAGAACCATAGGTAATATCGGTGCGTGGTGCGTAATAATCCCAGTTTTTGAGGAGAATTTCTTTACCATAATCAGTTACGGCAGTTCTCTCCATTAAGTAAAGTAGCATCAACACATCTGGCTGCTTGATTACCTGCCGCTTGTTAACTTCCTTGATTCCCAAAATAGATAACATTGAATCGGTACGCGGTTCGTAATCAGCAAGGTTGATATCTTCTAATTGAAAAAAGCCCTCAAATTGTTCGATAACCCCTGTTTTGGAATCGTGGGAAATAAATAGATTTTCGGCTATATCTTGCCAACGCCAACGTCGTTTTTCAGTTAATTGCAGTTTTTCTGCTAATTTTGTGGCTTTTACTGGAAAAGTTTCTTTGAGCCAGTCGTAAACATCGAGAGCTTTTTGTAAGTGCCATTGCACCATTCGATTGGTGAAAGTATTGTTATTTATATTTTCGTGATACTCATCAGGTCCAATTACATCAAGAATCGAATAACATTCGCGTTTGACATCAAGAAAAACGCGGCTACTCCAAAATAAAGCTGTATCGAGGATAATTTCTGCACCGCGATCGCGCATCCATTCATCGTCTTTGGTCACTTGCCAGTATAGCCAAGCCGCAATACTAATATCTGCACTAATGTGAATTTCGCGATCGCGACACCAAATGCGGATATCTTCTTCATATAAATGCTTTGCTGGTGCCCATCTCGGAGTTACTTCATCGCCAGTTGCCGCACTTTCCCAGGCGTACATTGCACCCCGGTAGCCATTATATTTTGCTTTGCGTCGCGCTCCTTCCAAACAATGGTAGCGATAGGTAAGTAAATTGCGAGCAATATCGGGTTGTGTAAACAGGAAGAATGGCAGTATAAAAAATTCTGTATCCCAAAATATATGACCGCGATATCCGAAACCAGATAAAGTTTTAGCAGGAATACTAACTTTGTCGTCGTGACGGGGAGCGCTAATTAATAATTGAAAAAGATTGTACCGTAAGACTAATTGAGCTTGCGCGCTTCCTTCTATAAAGATGTCACTGTAATACCATGTCTTTTCCCAAGCTTGTTCGTGACTTTCTTGTAATTTTTCATAGCTTGGTAAATTCTGCAACTTATCGCAAGCAGCTTGAATGGGATTTTCCAATTCTCGGGAAGTGAAAACCGTAACTAACTTTTCTACAGTAACGGTAACTCCTTGAACAGCATTAAACTTTGCTTCCACTGTGGGAAAACCGGGAACGCTAATATCTCTGTATGTAGCTTTAGTTCCAGATATTGCTAATTTGAATGCCATCCCCAATTGAATGCGAGAAGTTCGAGTTCTAACTTGTAACCAGGAACTAGCTTCCCCATATCCTTGCGAGAGAATTAACCAGGGATTGAATCCATCATTATCTTCTGGATTGCCATCAATACTGCCGCGAATCCGAATCGTACCATCAAAATCAATCGGTGTCAGTTGAATGCGTAATCCTAAAACATTTTGCTCGGCTTGACTAGCAAAACGTTCAAAGTGAAGGCTAATTGTTTTACCTTTGGGGCTGCGCCAGCTAATTTTACGACTCAGAATACCGCGCTTCAAGTCTAGCTGACGCTCGTAGCTATAAATTTCCCCTTTATCTAAACGAAATTCTTCGTCATCGATAATAATATACAAAGGCAGCCAATCTGGGCAGTTAACAAGTTCGGTATAATAAATCGGAACATCATCATAAACCCCATTAGTTAAAGTAGCAGCAACTGCACCGGGATATCCTTCTTCAAAACTCCCTCGCGTACCGAGATAACCATTACCAATAGTAAAAACAGTTTCTTTATAGTTGAGTTGTTCGCAGTCGAAATGATTTTCAGTGAGAATCCAATCTTGATAGTTCAAATGGGGATCTAAAATATTTTTGTCCATTTTTTTGATTGTGATTAAAAGTATTGTGTCTGCTTACAACAATTTAAATTGCACCAATTCCATAATCATGGAAGAGTTTAATTTTTATCGATTTAGTATCTCTCTTTAAACAAAAAACAGCGAAAATTATGTTTAAGAACTAACCTAAGAAGCAATGAATCCAACTTCGTACTTATTACCAGATAAATGTGAATTTCTTGTGAGGATATACCTTCATATTTATTAAAATACCGAATAATATCAAGTCCGGCTAATTACTTACGATATAACCCTACTGAAAAGATGGCGGTTATTATCTACTACTCATTACTCATTACTCATTACTCATTACTCATTACTCATTACTCATTACTCATTACTCATTACTCATACTACAAAGGTAATAATTCACTTTCCCACGCTTTGAGATTAGCTTTACGTTGTTGCCAATCGGGCATAATCGTGCCTAGAGTTTGCCAAAAGTCTTTACTGTGATTGTGATGCAATAGGTGAGTCACTTCATGAGCAACAACGTACTCTAATACTGGCAAAGGCGCATCAGCTAACCGCCAATTGATGCGAATACTTCCTTTGGAGGAACAAGTGCCCCAAGCTCGCTTTTGTTGAGATAACTTGATAGATTTTGGTTGCACGTTAAGCTTATGGGCGTAAATTTGAGCAAATCTCAGAATATCGACATAAACTTGTTCGCGCTTCCAATCTATTAATGCTTGTTTTACTGCTGCTTCTTTTTCGTTGGCAATTAACAGTTGCGGTACTTTGATATAAAAGCACTTATCAAAATCAATAACAACTTTCTCTACGTCAGTGGATTCTATTTTTAAAGTGAAAAAACTACCCCGGTACATAATTTCTGTACTATCTGTATAGCTTTGGGGTGTTTGAGGCGGATATTTATGACTGATTTTCTCAATAGATTTTAATAACCAGCTTTTTTTGCTCTCAACAAAATCGGTAATTAGTTTTTCTGGTGTATTAATCGGTGCTACAACTTCTACGCCTTTGTGGCTAACGATAATTCGTAGACGTTTGCTACGTTTGCTGTGGCGGATACTATAAGAAATACTGGTTTCACAAATCTGCAAGACGGGCATGAATTTTTTGGCGTTGCTGAGCAAAAATCGAACTTATTTATCTAGTTTGATTCAATTGTCCAACAATTCTACAACCATTCCGGTCAAAGATTTACACCATAGAGCCAATATTGTAGATACGTGCTATTTTATTGCCAAAATTTTTATTTTCATAAACAAATTCGCTATAGTCAGCTAAATCATCGATTCCAATCAAGTTAAGGATAATTTCGGTTGCTAACCAAAAAGAAGTTTTTACTAACAATTTTTGCCAACGTACATTCATCTTGTCCCCCTCTTGCTTAATCAAGCCAGAAAATATTTTTGTAAAACCTTACTTATTTATTAGTGCTGAAATATCTAAGTTATGCAGCTGTCGAATAGATATCTGCCAGAATTAGTTACAGCAGCGTAGTGTCTCATTCCGCATACAAATATAAGTAGACTTAAGCTATAGGGTTCGTAGTTGCGCTTCAGCGCCAAAAATCTTGGCGCTGAAGCGCAACTACGAACATATTTTGATTCAGCCGACTTACTTAACTAATTAAAATTTTTTAACACTTCTACTAATTTCTCAATATGACTTGGTTGATGGGTAGCCATTAACGAAATACGAATCCTACTTGTGGGCACTGTGGGGGGACGAATTGCCGGTGCGAAAATTCCGGATTCTTTGAGATAATTTCCGATTTTTAACGCTTGTGCTGCACTTGCTAGCTGGAAACAAATAATTGCTGATTCTGAAGGTAATATTTTCAAGTTTGGCAAATCAGACATCAAGTCTTTTAGATAATTAATATTTTTCCACAATTGACTGCGACGGTGTGGTTCTTCTTTAACTATCTTAATTGCTTGCAAAGCCGCAGCAGTGTCACTTGGTGAAAGTGCTGTGGTATAAATCCAGCTAGGGGCACGATTTCTTAAAAAGTCAATCAAAGCCGTACTCCCAGCGACGTAACCACCCAAACTACCCAAAGCCTTACTTAAAGTACCAACTTGAATTAACTGTTTAGAAGTGCAGCCAAAATATTCCACACAACCGGCACCAGTTTCTCCCAAAACTCCAGTAGCGTGAGCTTCATCGACTAGCAACATGCAGCTAAATTCTTCAGCAATATCTAATAATGTAGGTAAAGGACACAAATCCCCATCCATACTGAAAACACTATCGGTAATTATCAGACAGCGACGATAATTTTGTCGAATTTCTTCTAACTTACTTTTTAAAGCAGCAGCATCGCAATGGGGATACTCAACTACCGCAGCACCGCTAAGAATTGCCCCATTTTTCAAACTGGAATGATTGTACTCATCGGATAAAATCACATCGCGTTTACCAACCACGGCGGTAACTGCACCCAAATTAGCTAAATATCCCGAGCTGAATACCAAAGCATCTTCCGTGGTTTTCAATTCGGCGATCGCGGTTTCTAAATCGCAATGCAATTCTCGATGCCCGCTGAGTAATCTAGAACCAGTGCTGCCAGTTCCAAAATCTTGGATAGCAGTAGTTGCAGCCTGAATTAAACGGTCATCCCCTGCCAAACCTAGATAATCATTGCTGGCAAAATTAATGACCTCGTT comes from Rivularia sp. PCC 7116 and encodes:
- a CDS encoding serine/threonine-protein kinase, with the protein product MTICLNPDCPCPENSDEKSYCQSCGVQMISLLRNRYRVQKVLSNEGGFGRTYVAKDIDKLDELCVVKQLAPKAQGTWAVKKAVELFEEEAKRLQELGKHPQIPTLLAYFEENHYMYLVQEFIDGQNLYEEFNQQGVYSENKIKELLLHLLPVVEYIHQRNVIHRDIKPQNIMRRRSDGKLILIDFGASKQLTANVRTKLGTTIGTPGYSPLEQMQGGIAFPGSDLFSLGTTCFHLLTGVHPGKLWAENGYNWVNSWRIYLKHPISKQLGDVLDQLLKKDKEERYQSASEVIAQLTPQPNTGSTSKPNHKRLYGTIVGSAIALLGIGGVFYINNSTKPSISQQTAPIKTLNGHSQLVSSMAMNPKDTTLVSGSYDTTVKLWNWETGKETDTLQVNGGTVHAVAISSDGKILASGMGNNTIKLWNLATKEEIGTLIGHTSAVKSLAISADGKTLASGSFDGNIKLWNLATQKENDTFAGHSSSVESLALTAGGKMLVSGSADKTIKMWNLDTLQEIRKLGGHFATVWSLAINPDNKTLASGDANGTIKLWNLGTGQEIRHLYGHSFSVNSVTFSPDGKSLASGSSDETIKLWNISDGEIIRTLTGNSKEVTSVAFSPDGKYLASSNTDGVISLWQVTP
- a CDS encoding amidase, coding for MNELIFKPAYQLARMIKERQVSSVEVLEAYLNQISRHNSKLNAICTLNENALETAKQADEALAKGKNWGLLHGVPITIKDNFETKGLLTTAGYEPFKNYIPTEDATTVARLRQAGAIIIGKTSPSQLAGDYQGINDIFPLVNNPWNLEYTPGGSTSGGAAALAAGFSPLELASDIGGSIRQPAHFCGLYGLKPTDRRVPTTGHIGDTTNMDFRCIRQMLVAGGLARSIEDLSLCIKIIAGADNRQPDIPPVPLDEVDEKSLDKLKIAWIDELPLYPVAREIKSAMQAARKKLADAGVNVESWIPKYDFATAWEVFYAVATYNLMFIQGTDFKNLRQQMAFLWREATEGVSELREISKVPNISLPIFMKKSLQGYFEALTQRDNLIAQMDRELEQWDVWLCPVAMTTAFTHRAKGAAVEIDGRKVPYQMANGAYVVPFNLTGHPVVVVPIGFTQDGLPIGMQIVGKRWKEMELLNIAGKLDEIIGDFRLPVSLQGSAL
- a CDS encoding TetR/AcrR family transcriptional regulator, which encodes MGRPTKENSLTSEDVIEAAISCLDREGESALGVNRVARELGIKPPAIYKHLNGNAELRKAVVLTIWREFLKYCQGKTKGINEQRQLFKAGGIANRDFAKLYPARYKVMMQYQLHPTDKDANAVIKQAMGWFQQGIQGYDLTENQLIDAMRMVNAAIYGFISVEQAGMMTFQRSNDESYEIMLDALIVGIEYIRGREK
- a CDS encoding amidase — its product is MNDLIFTPAHQLARMIKERQVSSVEVLEAHLNQISQHNSRFNAICTLNENTLETAKQADEALAKGENWGVFHGVPITIKDIFETEALRTTAGYKPLENYIPTRDATVVPRLRNAGAIILGKSNTAELAGEYQSVNDIFPAVNNPWNPDYTPGGSSGGSAAAVAAGFSPLDIGNDVSGSIRQPAHFCGVYGLKPTDRRVSSAGQIPEVPGQPKCIRQMQTVGPLARCFADLRLSFTLIAGADIRQPDIAPVPFDTISDKSLQDLRVAWMDGWDELPVACEITSAMQTVANDLTQAGVKIESWIPPLDIEEALQLSDRLIAYNFVYSQPVDFATAKKRIPMIFREMTQGDKNLREISNMGDYLPELLNPTLKGYFTALTTRDKLIAQMDAAMEPWDVWLCPVAMTCAFTHRPMGRFIDVDGRKVPYLLANGAYTSLLNLTGNPVVVIPIGFTTDGLPIGMQIVGKRWKELELLNIAGKLDEIIGGFVSPEFV